AATTTCAGGAACGGCTGCCTTTTATACCTGAGGGAGCAATAGCGCGGAAGAAGCGCATGGAAGTGGATACACCCAAGAGGAAAACAGTAAGTGGCATCTTTTAATTAGGAAATCAGCAGGTGGTTTTAAAATACTTGATGCTGGCGCGCGGATTTACAATTCGGAGCTACATGAAATGATGTGTGTCTTTGCAGGAGAGAGATATTGAACTCGAAATGGGAGATGATTATGTTTTGGATCTTCAGAGTAAGTAATTACAGAAGTCGGTATTATTGCTGGTCAGTAAAGGTTGGTCTGACTGGAGAAAACCTAAAATGGATTCCTTTCAACTGAGTGCCACCTTTGTAGTCCTTCTGTTCCACAACCTGTGACGTTCACccactctttgttttctgatgcttCTGAGTGGGTTCCTGTTTTAGTCACAGacataaaatgtgttttctcttttttccccactttatTTAGTGGTGTCTCATTAATGATGCATTGGACTTTGTGATTCCTGAACAGACcttggcagcaggcagagggtTGGAAGGGTTTATGAATATGTCAGAGATGCTGTGAAATGTTTCCTACTTCgggatgtgatttttttctattgtgttGTGTTGTCTCCTGTCACTGAtcattctgctttgaaattatCTCTTTattaacattcttttcttttttttatagaATATTGGGACTTAATGAATGCATCGGAAAAATACGATAAGATTCCAGAGATATGGCAAGGTCACAATATCCTTGATTACATCGATCCAGATATAATGAAAGTGAGTTTTCAGTCATTCATTTTACACTTCTTTGCCTCTTCAtccctttgttatttttctctaagcTGGGATATTCATAGATAAAAGTAATGTTTTGTAAACCAGTTCTTCACACTGCCTGTGCTTGCTGTGGGAAAGGAGGCTGCTTTATGTGTGAGCAAAGATGCTGTTTCAGAATGGAGAACTGCTTGATTTTATCATAACAGAGGTTTGCAGGGGAAGTGATATTTCCTTACTCTTTGACTGGAAGGAGTGTAGTTATCAAAATGAGTTattaataagaagaaaattaaaccaTCGACTTTCTGTCTGCTGGAAGGTGATGTGGAAGGAAATAGGCTGAATTCTCAATTTACAGCATTCTTATGTAGTAACAAGCCCCATTCTTGTTTCATGCTGGTTCTTATGTTGTGAGCACAGACTGCAGAGCCTGCTGGTTGGGCAGTTGGATTCATCTGGTTTGTTAGTGCTTCATAATCGTGGTAAATGTAGAGAGAGGAGGTTTTTTGAGGATGCGTTGCCAGAAGTGGCACGATGGCACTGAGCATTATAAGTCTTAAGACCTGATGAGCGAACCGAtttttgtttcatctcttttaagaaactggaagaattagagaaagaagaagagctcagagaagctgctggagagtATGACAGTGAGCCGGAAAGTGAGGATGAAGAGATGATGGAAATCCGACAACTGGCAAAACAGATCcgagagaaaaagaaactgaaaatcctgcagtcaaaggaaaaagacaCTCGAGGTCCAAGGATGCCCAGAACAGCTAAAAAGGTGAGTAAAGAGCCTTGCAGTTGCTGATGTTTAGTAACTGTGTAGGAATGTGTAGCAATTGGGGGTGCTGGCACTGATGTTCTTCTCATGTTTGACCCTCTCCCTCTTCCATGATCCTTAGAGCTCTGATAACTACTTAAttacggggggggggggttccaaacaaaatgaatgagTGAGAGTTGCCTTTTTAATTCCTGTTATATGAGTGAGTCTATTGTAAGATTCCGTATATATTATAGAAAAACTCTTTAAAGACATAATTTAGCTTGTTTAATTGGgttgctgtttttgtgtgtgtgtgtgtgatagtGGGAGGGGGGTTGGTATGTATTAAGACAAGGGTAAGGTGAGAACATCTTTCTTTAAGAGAAGCACACACAATTCCCTCATTCTTTTTACAGGTGCAGCGGAAGGtgctggagaaagaaatgacCGATCTCGGACTTGACATGACTAATAAGGATGATGTAAGTTTCTGCTAATTTCACACTGTGTTCATCTGAAGGAGATCAGTTCcactcctttttttctcaaggACATTTGAATTTCACATTGTAGTTGGCACAAGGGAGAGATGGAATCTGCTGAGGAGAAAATAGGAGGCAGTCGATAACTGGCATTTTTTAGTGCTGGTTAAAACCTTACTAACACTTGAATGGAATCGCTCCTGTATATTTGCACTGCATTGTGCTACGGGTTGTTTGCTGTATGTGTGGGATTCAAGAACTGGATTTGGCTGAATGATTTTCATGATTGCTTTGTTGGGTGAGACGCAGCTGTGTCAGAATCAGCAATAATGACAGATCGAGCTGATCCTTTTACAGTTCCTTAATGCTGTGACTTATAACTGAAGTCTTGATAGCCTGCCTGGCATTTTTTACATAAGACTGTCAAAGTACTTCAGGCCTTTGGGAGCCATTTTGTTTTATCATCAGTTTTAAGGACTACTCCATTTTGTACAGCAAACCCAGCAGTCTCATGGCTGTGTGGAGCATGAGACCTTGATTTTGTTAACTGAACAAGGGCTTTGGAAACAAGGAATGTCAACATTGCACATCTGAAGTAAGCATTCGTGTTTCCCAGGGCTGATGTGCCATGTTGATTCAGTTGCTATCTCCATGCAGAGGAATTTGATATTTATGCTGTACAGTGATGGTTCTTTGGGGTTTAGTCCTGTAAACAGCCTCTAATCAGAGCAGgttttttcattgcttcttaGCTGGTGCAGAACTGCTTCAGTGTTGCTGTCCCTTCCTTTGTCTGTGGggtttcctttttgtcttttttttaatcctttacTTATGaaggaagtgagaaaaaaagggTTATAAAACAGGAGTTAATTTGGAAAGAATACAGCAGTATTCACTAAGGCTTGAATATTGCTGTGAGGCAATGACCAACAGCTGACAAGATGATGCTGTGGAACTTCacatctttttgtctttcagtatCCTAAAGAACCATTAGTCCTTTGACATTGTATTGCAGCATTTCACTTcctgctttgatttattttcctattggTCTCATTAGAAATGGAGTACCTGAGCTGATGGTTTCTGGTTTTAATAACCCAAGTTCTGTTCTGGATTTCAGGCCCATTATGCCAGAAGGTCTCGTAGCGCTACAAGGAAACGTAAACGTGATGAGTCTGAAACCCCGAAATCTGTGGCACGCAGTCGCAGCTCCTCTCGTCCACCACGGGATGTCTCTGGTCTGCGCGATGAAAAGGTCTGTTAGAGTTAATTACAGTTAATTACCTTTCACAGCAAATAATACACCACCGTTGTACTTAAGCTGGTTTCTGGGAAACTTCATACAGTTGTGCCTGTTGAGAGTTCATCTCTCTTGGCAGCTTCATCTTCTGATCCTTAAACCTCtctgttcttaaaaacaaaaagctttctgaacAGTAAGATGTAATAATACAAAGAAAGTATGTTTTCAAATGTTAggtatgaagaaagaaagataagaactGTATACATTTCATAACCTATTAGTAGAGCTCTACCTTTAATAAGATGGGAGTTTCAGGCGTAGCATGATTGTATTTTTAGTGTGTTGGGGaagagttttgtttgcttttgagagAGATTAGTGTCACACAGTGTTGTAGAATAGCAGACGGTCGCTTATGTGAAGTATTACTTCAGGTCCTAAAATCctttgtgtttcctttaaaGGGGTAAAGCTAGTTACCTGAGTTACTGAGTTCCACTCACCACGTTTGtatgcttgtttttaaatagatggTGAAGAAAGTGAAGACTATGGCAAAGAAGgctcaaaagaaaatgaatcgCCTGGGCAGGAAAGGAGAGGCGGACAGACACATCTTTGACACCAAGCCAAAACATCTGCTGGCTGGAAAGAGGAAATCTGGTAAAACACAGAGGAGATGAGCAGTCTGCTGAATTAAAGCATACAGTTATTACAACTGATTTCTGGTCCCGTTTTCCCTTTTAGTAATGGAGAATATTAACAAAAGCACACGTTTGTGGTATGGGCAAGATAGTTGAAGCTCAGAGGGGGGAGAGTTCTCAGTGAGTCAGTAGGATGGTGAGAGGTTTATCAGTAGCTGTGGCAGAAGCTGTTTCTAAATAGACTTGAAAAATGACACTCCTGGGTTGAGATAAGATGGTTTtgttggaaaagcaaaagctgcacaCACAGGTAAAGCACAATAAGGAATGAATTCCCTGCTTCCCATTGGCAGGCCCTTTCCATCAAAGCAGTGCACTCCGTCTCACATGATGGTCACTAACAGGAGCAAACAGATGTTGTAACTCTTAACACCTTCTCATCTCCCCTACAGCTTTCATTGCTGAGGGTGGTGCCCCGTGGTATGGgattttccccctcctcttccttaATCCTCAGCTTCTATTGCTGGTCACAAGGCCCCGTGctatggaatatccctttgatTATTTGGGCCCAGTGGCCCTGGCACTGTCCCCATTTTTTGTACTTCCTCAGCATCCAAAGATCAGAGCAGtgtgagaaacagaagagcCTTTGATTCAGATCAGCAGTACATAAACATCATCGTGCTGTCAGCACTTGTTCATCACAAATCCAAACTACAGCACTGTGAGCTAGTGACAAAGAAAATTAACCCAGCCAAAATCAGCACTGTGGAGTGTTCAGGTGTCAGCTTGCCTGTACCTTTATGGACTCCTAGTTGTAGTCTGTCCCTCATCTAATTCATGtgatttgtaattaaaaatatggtgtggggggaaaaagataCTTCAGACTGTTCTCAGGATTTTAAGAACTGTTTGGCAAAACTGTGCTCTCTTTCTGTTATGGGCTGTTCTCCCAGCTTTTGCTCCAAGTTGACCATTTGAACTTGTGTTAAAATGAAACTACACCTTGTTCACTCCCAGCCGTATCACTTCAGTGCTTGGTCAGCATTTTGTGCACATGTCTAGAAATAACTAAAGCCCAGCCCGAATGTTTAGGATAATGGTTTTTAATAGTCAGCCTTAAGAGAACATGTAAAAGTAATTCAGGTGTTTCCAAAGGTATTCAAAAGAGTCAAGTGGTGTAGCTAATGAAACCAAATTCAAGACAGCTGTTACACTGCGCTGCTGTTGCCTCCTCCACTGTGCTTTGCTTCAGGTCAGCGTACAACAGCTTGACCCTAAAACCTTTAAGCGTAGAACTGTGGACACAACTGGGATGAGCAACAAACCAGAAGAGTTAGATCTACCCCCACACCAGACAGACTTACTTAAAATCATGTCTCAGAAATAAAGGGAACCAGTATGGGGAATATCCCATTTCATCAGGAAAACTCAGAGAAATGAACTTAAGAAATCCACATGGGGTGGCCGTGGTTCAGCTCTTACCCCTCCAGTAGATTTTCTGTCAACTAAAATTAAGACTGAATGAGTTCAGAAGGTTTGAGTTCTCCAGGACAACGGGAAGAAATCAGGTGTGTCAATAAAAAGTTTGTCCCAAGCTGCCTTTGCTTCATGTAAGATGATGAAGACTCTCCAGCACACATCACATCCCTTCTCCAAGGACAGGCTCTGGTCAGTAGGTAGCTACCTCCCATCTACATGTGGGATAATTaacaattactttttaattagCGATGTGCAGTATTTGCTCACTGAACAGGCAAGGGATGGGTAACAAAtagttaaaaattaattaaaaaaaatcagtgtttattACCTAAAGCTGTAACAACTTTTTGTAGCAGCTCAGAGTCCACACAGATGATCCAATTACCTAAGCTTTTACATCTGATTAACTACACAGTACAGCAGCCAGACAGATCTGTTCTGCAATTAAAACAGTCCTGCTCGCTTTGaactcactgtttttcttcacagattaGTTCTGGCACGTCAGCACAGAACTCAGATGGTTTTGTGATTAGCACTATGGAAGATGCAGTGATATCAAATTGGAAATGCACCATCTCTGCCGAAGGAGCTGGGCAGGAAGCACCCAAACCCCCTTATAGCACACCTCTATGTAAGGCAGTAAGAGCAAACTGGGTACACGCAGGCTGAGGGTTCTTTAGCATCACATGAAGTAACAGAAGGATGAATCAAGGGCGTTTCTTATGTTACTGGAATGGAAGAAGAGGTgaagagacaggaaaaattTGCTACAACCATCTGTTTAAAGTCACTTATTAACCATGCTCCAGGTGGGCCATTTTCCCTGCAATCGAGTCACAAGTCACCACACAGATATCACTTCCAGCCTTCAGCATCTCACTGTGACTATTTacattctgtgtattttttcatgaTCAACGAATTTGTTCAAGTTAGGTAAGTTATCCCACCACTTAAAAAGAAAGGTCTCTGCAATTAGTTTAAACCAGGGAGTAATCTTCACTTCATTCCTCGAGGCTTTGTCTAGAAGctgcttcagttctttctggGTCACGTAACAGTAACTCTGGATCTCGTTGGGATCAGGATTCAGCGTGACATCCTTCTGCACAAATAAGATGTAGTCTATCTCATGTTCACCCCAGATCCCATCAGACTTGGCCTTGTAGTGAATCCGTGTCAGATAGAAGATTTCTTCCGGAGTAACCTACAACCAAAACACACGTCAGAaccagcagaaaagcaaagcaaccgAACTGCCCGGCAGCACAGCACGATTACCAGATACTTCctaggaaattattttctcaggtGTACAATTGTaatgcatttcttaaaaaaaattatgagaAAAGTTGTTTACatggtgttgatctgcctgagggggGAAGAGCgctacagagggacctggatagacttgatcgatgggccaaggttaatggCTTGCatttcaatagggccaagtgtcaggtcctgcatttcggtcacaacaaccccaggcaaccctacaggcttggggaggtgtggctggaaagctcccAGATGGAAAGGGagcttggtgtgctgatggacagtcagctaaatatgagccagcagtgtgcccaggtggccagagggccaatggcatcctggcttgtatcaggaatggtgtgatgagcaggactagggaagtcatcctgaccctgtacttggcattggtgaggcctcacctcgagtactgtgttcagtttggggcacctcagcacaggaaagacatgtaggtactggagcaggtccagagaagggcaacaaggctcaTGAAGAgcttggagaatcaaccctacaaggagaggctaaggaagctggggatgtttagcctggggaaaaggaggctgaggggagaccttatcacccaattccagtacctgaaaggtgcttacagtgagagcagggcaagtctcttctcactggtgacaagtgacaggacgaagggaaatggcctcaagttgcaccagggcaagtttaggttggatgttaggaagaacttctttacagaaagggtagttaggtactggaataggctccccaaggaggtggttgaatGGCCATCctgatgtgtttaagagccatttggatgtggtgctcagggatatgatttagcagagggttgttagagttagggtactatggttaggctgcagttggacttgatgatcttcaaggtctttgTCTCTTTTGGTGTGAATAGCACAATACTTTAAAAGACCATTTGGTACGATAAGCTTTTGATGCTCCAGAATATAAATGAAGAATGCTCCAATTCATCAAATCCTCTGCATTTCTAAAGTTAAATTCACTTTTAGATTTCACACCTGCCAGATGTGAAGACTCTTAGTGCTGTTAAGAACCCCCCTCCTCCTTTACCTGCTCCATAGGAATTCCTAACTCTGCTTTCATTCgtctctgtgctgctctccgAACTCCAATGgcatcattttcttccagttccagTGGGTGGCTCAGCGGATGGCTACAGCAAGTGTTGGTAAAGCAATCTGCAAGAAGGTTCTATCAGTGCATGGTATATATACCACTATAAGCTGCTGCAAAAGCAGTTGAGATGTAGAGCAGCCAATCAATGCacctcatttttgtttctcatttataGAGGATggtcagaagaaaaggagaatatttctaccccttcttcttctctccaTTCATACCTCTGGATTTGTCTCTACCAAATACTGCTTTGTTCTTCACCAGAGGAATTAAAACACTCACTCTTCACATCTACCAGAGCAATTTCTCCCATGTCAATAAATATGTCTTGCGACAGGTGAGTGTATGGCATTCACCCTTACCATAAACAGGACCAGACAAGTCAAGGAGCAATAATTTCCCAAGAGCATAAATAACGATAAGCTATTGCTCTCATTATGTTGCTCCATCCACAATAAATGCACATCCCAAGCTCTTAAAAGTATCTCCTCCCCAAATCAGTAAATGCTGGAACCTCTGCAAAGGTTTCGGAGTGTTATGTTATATTCTGCAGGAGTTACGCTGCAAAATCAGACTGGAATACCTTAAAACGTTGATTTAAAGCAATACATTCCATGTGCAACGTGTTTCAGTGCTTACCTGGAAACGTAATTTTAGCGTTTGACCTCTGCTGCagtaacagtttattttctgtgttaaataagaaaacactgaatgctCGGTGCAATAAacctagaaagaaaaagaaacacagaaagctgtTTGACGGAAGAAAAGAttcatatgaaaagaaaatgtaaggcTTGGAATTGCCTGATTTAAACTAAATTCTAAATTCTtcaagcattaaaaaacaagcccaactccctcagcctgtcctcataggggaggtgctccagccccctgatcatcttcctgtccctcctctggacccttttcatgtctttcttgtactgggggctccacacctggacacagtactccagatggggcctcacaagagcgaatagagagggacaatcacctccctatccctgctgaccaccctctcctgatggagcccaggatcccatttgctttccaggctgccagagcgcactgctggctcatgttgagtcttctgtccatcaggaccccagGTCTTTCTTgcgagctgctctcaaggaccactcctcccagcctgtacaggtgcctggggttcttccagcccaagtgcaaaaccttgcactttgccgtgttgaacaGAGAGGAGACTGACTTTCTGCTTGAGCAGACAGTGGTAAGACAAGGCGGAATGATTTTTAAGCCAAATGAgaagtttagattagatgttaggacAAAGATCTTtactcagagagcagtgaggcaatGGCACACCCACccagagagctgaggctgccccatccctgcaggcgTTCAATGCCAGGCTGGACAGGCCCCAGCAGCCCTGTTCACAGCAGGGGGTGGCACCGGGTGGGCTTTAAGGTGCCCGGTAAGGAAGCTCGGCTTGACCCGGTTGGGTACAGGGCACAATGCCGTACCTCTGTCGATGTTCTCATTCAGGTGGCAGTTCTTCTTTGTGTCCGCCCCGATCCGACGGTCGTTCTCATCGATGAGGATGCACATCtcagccaggagctgcaccTGCTGCTCGTCCAGGTGGTCAGTGCTCACCTCGGGCA
The window above is part of the Coturnix japonica isolate 7356 chromosome 2, Coturnix japonica 2.1, whole genome shotgun sequence genome. Proteins encoded here:
- the IDI1 gene encoding isopentenyl-diphosphate Delta-isomerase 1 isoform X1, which gives rise to MTAVWCVLRRAGAVGWSGTAGLQGRCCRLSAWGHPEPLPAAGRLCLEPAVSRAREIVTMPEVSTDHLDEQQVQLLAEMCILIDENDRRIGADTKKNCHLNENIDRGLLHRAFSVFLFNTENKLLLQQRSNAKITFPDCFTNTCCSHPLSHPLELEENDAIGVRRAAQRRMKAELGIPMEQVTPEEIFYLTRIHYKAKSDGIWGEHEIDYILFVQKDVTLNPDPNEIQSYCYVTQKELKQLLDKASRNEVKITPWFKLIAETFLFKWWDNLPNLNKFVDHEKIHRM
- the IDI1 gene encoding isopentenyl-diphosphate Delta-isomerase 1 isoform X3; the protein is MPEVSTDHLDEQQVQLLAEMCILIDENDRRIGADTKKNCHLNENIDRGLLHRAFSVFLFNTENKLLLQQRSNAKITFPDCFTNTCCSHPLSHPLELEENDAIGVRRAAQRRMKAELGIPMEQVTPEEIFYLTRIHYKAKSDGIWGEHEIDYILFVQKDVTLNPDPNEIQSYCYVTQKELKQLLDKASRNEVKITPWFKLIAETFLFKWWDNLPNLNKFVDHEKIHRM
- the IDI1 gene encoding isopentenyl-diphosphate Delta-isomerase 1 isoform X2 → MTAVWCVLRRAGAVGWSGTAGLQGRCCRLSAWGHPEPLPAAGRLCLEPAVRAREIVTMPEVSTDHLDEQQVQLLAEMCILIDENDRRIGADTKKNCHLNENIDRGLLHRAFSVFLFNTENKLLLQQRSNAKITFPDCFTNTCCSHPLSHPLELEENDAIGVRRAAQRRMKAELGIPMEQVTPEEIFYLTRIHYKAKSDGIWGEHEIDYILFVQKDVTLNPDPNEIQSYCYVTQKELKQLLDKASRNEVKITPWFKLIAETFLFKWWDNLPNLNKFVDHEKIHRM